One Patescibacteria group bacterium DNA segment encodes these proteins:
- a CDS encoding PEGA domain-containing protein has translation MAEEQNQNSSVNTNQSPAGGLPDDLQVPVNSPAPQFVPRKDVGNQLLSKAAPALPIDNSLNVPTTKPMRPRRGRRWLNWVIGAVVLALLAGTAYVVLPLLDFQRGTLALTFDPGNVRVTIDNKFQKDSVNSLTIKLKAGSHNLLVAKDGYVDFEQDIDLTSKEIITLTVVLHAVPTIEKLIDEPVSWPSITNNGRALAFVNAAGGFEVLEIATLTRAPLFKGNFINLKKVVWSTVESNALVRLIGQLRLPNAIDNSNVRGRFIPLGERPAQGALQDNGISAWSFKSTQINAIGWQPILLNGNVRDLSFSPEGDNIIYFYETANGEKSVVLAQADGTEWERLQSGLNFNDPTLTWLNNDRYVLWADDTVGTDKIFDLVEKEFMEIMPDRVKQTFWSNSPEGNRIAYWANVGGMQQLSIWNIAEQKVEKVFDRPISTFTWRSEDQLIVGLPDGSLWRWYLDGKERPIQFLSAVGQMQINKLLFSAVINKLFIISSDNKVLSLDLIV, from the coding sequence ATGGCAGAAGAACAAAACCAAAATAGTTCCGTTAATACCAACCAAAGCCCTGCGGGGGGATTGCCGGATGATTTGCAGGTGCCGGTAAACTCTCCAGCGCCGCAGTTTGTCCCGCGTAAAGATGTAGGAAATCAGCTGCTTTCCAAGGCTGCCCCTGCTTTACCGATCGATAATTCTCTGAATGTACCAACAACTAAACCAATGCGGCCTCGGCGGGGGAGGCGATGGTTGAATTGGGTAATCGGAGCGGTAGTGCTGGCGCTTTTGGCGGGCACGGCCTATGTCGTCTTGCCGCTGCTAGATTTTCAGCGCGGAACTTTAGCCTTAACTTTTGATCCCGGGAATGTGCGGGTGACTATTGATAACAAGTTTCAGAAAGATTCGGTTAACTCTTTAACCATCAAATTGAAAGCCGGCTCGCATAATTTGTTAGTAGCTAAAGATGGTTACGTTGATTTTGAACAAGACATTGATCTGACTAGTAAAGAAATTATCACTTTGACCGTTGTGCTGCATGCGGTGCCAACTATTGAAAAACTAATCGACGAACCGGTCAGCTGGCCGAGTATCACCAATAATGGGCGGGCGCTCGCATTTGTTAATGCGGCCGGAGGTTTTGAAGTATTAGAGATAGCGACTTTAACCCGAGCCCCTTTATTTAAAGGTAATTTCATTAATTTAAAAAAAGTGGTCTGGTCAACCGTGGAGAGCAATGCCTTAGTTCGGCTCATTGGCCAACTGCGCTTGCCAAACGCGATTGATAACTCTAATGTGCGGGGAAGATTTATTCCGCTCGGGGAACGCCCCGCCCAAGGTGCTCTGCAAGATAATGGGATTAGTGCCTGGTCATTTAAAAGTACGCAAATCAACGCTATCGGTTGGCAGCCGATTCTATTAAATGGGAATGTGCGGGATCTAAGCTTCTCGCCGGAAGGTGACAACATAATTTATTTTTACGAAACCGCCAATGGTGAGAAGTCCGTGGTGTTGGCGCAGGCGGATGGCACGGAATGGGAACGCTTGCAGAGCGGGCTTAATTTTAATGACCCTACATTAACTTGGCTGAATAATGATCGCTATGTCCTGTGGGCAGATGATACGGTGGGAACTGATAAAATTTTTGATCTCGTGGAAAAGGAGTTTATGGAAATTATGCCCGATCGGGTCAAGCAAACATTTTGGAGCAACTCGCCGGAAGGGAATCGGATTGCCTACTGGGCGAATGTTGGAGGAATGCAACAATTATCGATCTGGAATATTGCCGAACAGAAGGTCGAGAAAGTCTTTGATCGTCCGATCAGCACTTTTACTTGGCGCTCAGAAGATCAGTTGATCGTTGGGTTGCCTGACGGTTCGCTCTGGCGCTGGTATCTAGATGGTAAAGAACGCCCGATCCAATTTTTGAGCGCAGTCGGCCAAATGCAAATTAATAAACTGCTGTTCAGTGCCGTTATCAATAAATTATTTATTATTAGTAGCGATAACAAGGTGCTTAGTTTAGATTTAATTGTTTAA
- a CDS encoding PrgI family protein: MATKIPQNVDIEDKLVGPLTLKQFLYVLGGAAAVFVTYQYYNLGYLFFHEFIIISLVAVVLAIALAFVKINGRPFIVFVNSWLGYLASPKQRLWKKDNTIREEKIKVAAVDSSAAAAEEEAISKSELERLANILDTGGKMNAEQTATTHEVSTIQPATVSTPEATENELGVEDILEKTDL, translated from the coding sequence ATGGCGACAAAAATTCCTCAAAATGTAGACATCGAAGACAAGCTGGTGGGTCCCCTGACCTTAAAACAATTTTTATATGTTTTGGGGGGAGCGGCAGCTGTGTTTGTCACCTACCAGTACTATAATTTAGGCTATCTCTTCTTTCACGAATTTATAATTATTTCTCTGGTGGCAGTGGTTCTAGCTATAGCTTTAGCCTTTGTTAAAATCAACGGTCGGCCTTTTATTGTTTTCGTTAATAGCTGGCTGGGATATCTCGCTTCCCCCAAACAACGCCTCTGGAAAAAAGATAATACTATTCGGGAAGAGAAGATCAAAGTGGCTGCTGTTGATTCTAGTGCGGCAGCCGCTGAAGAAGAAGCTATATCCAAAAGTGAATTGGAAAGATTAGCTAATATTCTCGATACCGGTGGTAAAATGAATGCGGAACAAACTGCAACTACTCATGAAGTCAGTACGATCCAACCCGCGACAGTTTCCACCCCTGAAGCGACAGAAAATGAATTGGGCGTAGAAGATATTCTAGAGAAAACTGATCTCTAA
- a CDS encoding ATP-binding protein translates to MWGKNKVKILDSEKVAEELFERGLASIKDLIAPAALLIKPNYLTLNSFYVKTLFVLTYPQYIETNWMSSIINFDMSFDISMHVYPVDNAEIAGMLKRKVAEMESSLRLNEEKGAVRDPELEIAYQDAEELRDNLQRGLEKFFHCALYFTLYAKSQEELDIAAGRIETALSGQLIYTKPAIMQVSEGFISSLPIKQDELKVLRNMTSSSLAASFPFVSANLTTNEGILYGVNQHNNSLILFDRFKLENPNTVVFAKSGGGKSYAIKLEILRSLMTGIDVFVIDPEDEYKSLAKSVGGSYLSLSLNSERRINPFDLPDLGPNADGEQNLRTAIITILGLMNLMLGELTPEEDAIMDRAIRESYALRDITTDVKTQKNPPPTMTDLYNILKNMEGTTSLAQRLDKYVTGTFAGLLNQPTNFDLTKGLVVFNIRDLEDSLRPIAMYMVLNYIWNRIRFEKRKRLLVIDEAWVMMQYEDSAKFVYSIAKRSRKYSLGLTTITQDVEDFLNTTYGKAIVTNSSLQLLLRQSPASIEIVSETFNLTEGEKYILLGAPVGEGLIFAGNNHAAINIVRSELEDNIIKSNPEELNLLLDVYKSQITPQ, encoded by the coding sequence ATGTGGGGGAAAAACAAAGTTAAAATCTTGGATTCAGAAAAAGTCGCGGAAGAACTATTTGAGCGCGGCTTGGCTTCTATTAAAGACTTGATTGCCCCTGCCGCTTTACTCATCAAGCCGAATTATCTCACCTTGAATAGTTTTTATGTCAAAACTTTATTTGTCTTGACCTACCCTCAATATATAGAAACTAACTGGATGTCTTCGATTATTAATTTCGATATGAGTTTTGACATCTCCATGCATGTTTACCCGGTAGATAATGCGGAGATCGCCGGAATGTTAAAACGCAAGGTCGCCGAAATGGAATCGAGTTTGCGCTTAAATGAAGAAAAAGGCGCTGTGCGCGATCCCGAATTGGAAATCGCCTACCAAGATGCGGAGGAATTGCGCGATAATCTCCAACGCGGATTGGAAAAATTCTTCCATTGCGCTCTTTACTTCACTCTTTACGCTAAAAGCCAAGAGGAACTAGATATAGCGGCTGGCCGCATCGAAACTGCCCTCAGCGGACAGCTTATTTATACCAAACCGGCGATTATGCAGGTCAGTGAGGGATTTATTTCTTCTTTACCTATCAAGCAGGATGAATTAAAAGTCCTCCGCAATATGACCAGTTCATCTTTAGCTGCCAGTTTTCCTTTCGTGTCTGCCAACTTAACCACCAACGAAGGGATCCTTTACGGAGTTAACCAACACAACAACAGCTTGATTCTATTTGATCGGTTTAAACTAGAGAATCCTAACACGGTCGTCTTTGCTAAATCAGGCGGAGGGAAAAGCTACGCGATCAAATTAGAGATCCTCCGTAGTTTGATGACTGGCATTGATGTATTTGTGATCGATCCGGAAGACGAATATAAATCTTTGGCTAAATCAGTGGGCGGGAGCTATTTATCTTTGAGTTTAAACTCGGAACGCCGGATTAACCCCTTTGACTTGCCAGATTTAGGCCCGAATGCCGACGGCGAACAAAACTTGCGGACGGCTATTATCACTATATTAGGATTGATGAACTTAATGCTAGGCGAACTCACCCCCGAAGAGGATGCCATCATGGATCGGGCCATCCGCGAGTCCTACGCTCTGCGCGATATCACCACCGACGTCAAAACTCAAAAAAATCCTCCTCCCACCATGACCGATCTCTATAATATCCTGAAGAATATGGAGGGAACCACTAGTTTGGCCCAAAGACTGGATAAATATGTGACTGGTACATTTGCCGGCCTGCTTAACCAACCCACTAACTTTGATCTAACTAAAGGCTTGGTGGTATTTAATATCCGCGACTTGGAAGACAGCCTGCGCCCCATCGCTATGTATATGGTCCTGAATTATATTTGGAACCGCATTCGATTTGAAAAACGGAAGCGATTGCTAGTCATTGATGAGGCCTGGGTAATGATGCAGTATGAAGATTCGGCCAAGTTTGTTTACAGTATTGCCAAACGTTCTCGGAAATATTCTTTGGGGCTAACCACCATCACTCAGGATGTTGAGGATTTCTTAAACACTACTTATGGCAAAGCTATCGTGACCAACTCGTCTTTGCAGCTACTGTTGCGCCAATCCCCCGCTTCCATCGAGATTGTATCCGAAACTTTTAATCTCACGGAAGGAGAAAAATATATTCTATTGGGCGCTCCCGTGGGTGAAGGTTTAATCTTTGCCGGCAATAACCACGCGGCTATCAATATTGTGCGTTCAGAACTCGAAGATAATATTATTAAATCTAATCCAGAGGAACTAAACTTGCTCTTGGATGTTTATAAATCGCAAATCACGCCGCAATGA
- a CDS encoding GspE/PulE family protein has product MAINPSPNPSDKPSGDTPLIRKLIKNINRKEEERATQMLAKKFGVPYYNLVRYQPDPGAVHIIPKSLVETGHVFAFKKDGQDVHLAVSNLADPATIQALETLKKQSEYNFIPVMVSKTSLEYLISVYDEFVPKTIDQAGIKITAAEQTANAQLLKELNIPTASLQTAASTTQTLDTILGAATLYDASDIHIEPTKTAVHLRFRIDSVLQDMADLNINLLNSVINRIKLLADLKLNIRESAQDGRFSFEAGETSYDVRVSILPTAYGESAVLRLLPQKGKFITLDKLGLVGPNAEIIERVIQQPNGLILNTGPTGSGKTTTLYAILDKINAPGKKIITIEDPIEYKLAGITQSQVNPDEDYTFANGLRAILRQDPDVILVGEIRDADTANIAINASLTGHLVLSTLHTNDAAGAIPRLADLGLKPGYFIEAILAIIAQRLVRRLCSKCAEEYSPSSEELQELQQEMNSLPAGIDKPTIPTTLKRSNPDKAKTCDQCHGLGYKGILGIFEILQTNEALVKAVLAGATVGEIKKLAMANGMITLKQDGIIKVLQGITSLEEVNRITGQDTI; this is encoded by the coding sequence ATGGCAATTAATCCATCACCAAATCCAAGCGATAAACCATCCGGCGACACTCCCTTAATCCGCAAGTTAATTAAAAACATTAACCGGAAAGAAGAGGAACGCGCTACCCAAATGCTAGCTAAAAAATTTGGCGTGCCTTATTACAATTTGGTTCGCTATCAGCCTGATCCTGGCGCAGTGCATATTATTCCCAAATCTTTAGTAGAAACTGGCCACGTGTTTGCTTTTAAAAAGGACGGTCAGGATGTGCATCTGGCCGTGAGCAACTTAGCTGATCCTGCCACTATACAAGCCTTGGAAACCTTAAAAAAACAAAGCGAATATAATTTTATCCCGGTAATGGTTTCGAAAACTAGCTTGGAATATCTCATATCGGTTTACGACGAGTTCGTACCCAAAACCATCGATCAAGCCGGGATCAAGATCACTGCCGCTGAACAAACCGCTAACGCTCAACTCCTTAAAGAATTAAACATTCCGACTGCTTCGCTCCAAACAGCTGCCAGCACCACGCAAACCCTAGACACCATTTTAGGAGCGGCTACGCTTTACGATGCTTCTGATATCCATATTGAACCAACTAAAACTGCTGTGCACCTGCGCTTTCGCATTGATAGTGTCCTGCAAGATATGGCCGATCTAAATATTAACTTGTTAAACAGCGTCATCAACCGAATCAAGTTGTTAGCTGACCTTAAATTAAATATCCGGGAATCGGCTCAGGACGGACGCTTCAGCTTCGAGGCCGGCGAGACTAGTTATGATGTTCGTGTTTCTATTTTGCCGACCGCTTACGGTGAATCGGCTGTTTTACGGTTACTGCCTCAGAAAGGTAAATTTATTACTCTGGATAAACTTGGCTTGGTTGGCCCTAACGCTGAAATTATCGAACGAGTTATTCAGCAACCCAATGGGCTGATTCTGAACACAGGCCCGACTGGTTCAGGTAAAACCACCACCTTATATGCTATTTTGGATAAAATTAACGCTCCCGGCAAAAAGATTATTACCATTGAAGACCCGATCGAATATAAATTAGCTGGGATCACTCAAAGCCAAGTCAATCCGGATGAAGATTACACTTTTGCCAATGGCCTCCGCGCTATCCTGCGTCAAGATCCGGACGTCATTCTAGTGGGAGAAATTCGCGATGCCGATACCGCCAATATCGCGATCAATGCTTCTCTCACTGGCCATTTGGTTCTATCTACCCTCCACACTAACGATGCGGCCGGAGCTATCCCTAGACTAGCTGATCTCGGTTTAAAACCGGGTTATTTCATTGAAGCTATTTTGGCTATCATCGCCCAGAGATTAGTTCGGCGCCTCTGTAGTAAATGTGCCGAAGAATATTCCCCTTCTTCCGAAGAACTCCAAGAATTACAGCAAGAAATGAACAGCCTCCCTGCTGGTATCGACAAACCAACTATTCCCACAACTCTGAAACGTTCTAATCCTGACAAAGCCAAGACCTGCGACCAGTGCCATGGTTTAGGTTACAAAGGTATTTTAGGAATTTTTGAAATACTGCAAACTAACGAGGCTTTGGTTAAAGCTGTTCTCGCCGGCGCCACTGTCGGAGAAATTAAAAAACTGGCTATGGCTAACGGCATGATTACCCTGAAACAGGATGGCATCATAAAGGTTCTGCAAGGTATTACCAGCCTGGAAGAAGTCAATCGAATTACCGGCCAAGACACAATTTAA
- a CDS encoding valine--tRNA ligase: MAKEIPKIFEHQKVEPELYQKWEQSGLFTPKIDPQKKPYTIIMPPPNAYDQLHIGHALFVAIEDIMVRYHRLKGEPTLWLPGADHAALASQIFFEKILKEEKGLTKYDLGREEFVKQLGEHINANRELMENQLRRLGASCDWTRKKFTLDEDVSYAVRYTFKKMFDDGLLYQGERAVNWCPRCETFLSDLEVDHKESAGQLTYIKYPIKGEVDKYITVATTRPETMLGDTAVAVNPEDKRFKELVGKTVILPLMDREIPIIADEYVAMEFGTGAVKITPAHDLNDFEIGQRHNLPIISVIGPDLKMTVAAGKFKGLKTKAAATAIVEELQTQGLIEKIEPYKHAVSICERCKSALEPLLSKQWFVKIKPLADPAIKAVETGEIKFIPEHFQKVYMNWMENIHDWNISRQLWWGHRIPVYYCQNNPEHFVVSVDPVDNCPDCGGATQQDEDTLDTWFSSGLWPCTTLGWPKETADFKYFYPTTMMETAYDIIFFWVARMIMMGIYCTGKIPFEYVYFNGLVRDKHGVKISRSKGNVVDPLEMVEKYGADALRLGLLAGMAPGNDSMVSEEKIRGYRNFANKIWNAARFIQMSAGAEVDLNQIKLNPEDVKTIQEFKAVTKEATGHMDKYRFAQAGELLYEYFWHQFCDKYIESAKARLKTDQSAEATLHYILKNCLVMLHPFVPFVTEAVWQNLYSGLLLGEKWPLD; the protein is encoded by the coding sequence ATGGCTAAAGAAATTCCTAAAATTTTTGAGCATCAAAAAGTTGAGCCCGAACTCTATCAGAAATGGGAGCAATCAGGTTTATTTACTCCCAAAATCGATCCCCAGAAAAAACCCTATACGATTATTATGCCGCCCCCGAACGCTTATGACCAACTTCATATCGGCCATGCTTTGTTTGTGGCCATCGAGGATATTATGGTGCGCTATCATCGCCTCAAGGGAGAGCCCACGCTGTGGCTGCCCGGAGCTGACCATGCCGCTTTGGCTAGCCAGATTTTCTTTGAAAAGATTTTGAAAGAAGAAAAAGGACTGACTAAATACGATTTAGGGCGGGAAGAGTTTGTGAAACAATTAGGCGAGCATATTAATGCCAACCGCGAGCTGATGGAAAATCAATTGCGGCGGTTGGGAGCCAGTTGCGATTGGACGCGTAAGAAATTTACTTTAGACGAGGATGTGAGCTATGCTGTGCGCTACACTTTTAAAAAGATGTTTGATGACGGCCTGTTATATCAGGGGGAACGGGCGGTCAACTGGTGTCCGAGATGCGAAACTTTTTTGTCGGATCTGGAAGTCGACCACAAAGAGAGCGCCGGGCAGCTCACTTACATTAAATATCCGATTAAGGGTGAGGTTGATAAATATATTACCGTGGCGACAACTCGGCCGGAAACCATGTTAGGCGACACCGCTGTGGCGGTAAACCCAGAGGATAAGAGATTCAAAGAGCTGGTAGGCAAAACGGTTATTCTACCTCTCATGGATCGGGAGATCCCGATCATTGCAGATGAATATGTGGCAATGGAATTTGGTACTGGCGCCGTTAAAATCACTCCCGCCCATGATTTAAACGATTTTGAAATCGGCCAGCGGCATAATTTACCGATTATTTCCGTGATCGGACCTGACCTAAAAATGACAGTGGCTGCGGGTAAGTTTAAAGGCCTTAAAACTAAAGCTGCTGCCACTGCGATTGTAGAAGAATTGCAAACTCAAGGATTGATTGAAAAGATTGAGCCATACAAACACGCTGTCAGTATTTGCGAGCGGTGTAAATCCGCACTCGAGCCTTTGCTCTCTAAGCAATGGTTTGTCAAAATTAAACCTCTGGCCGATCCCGCCATCAAAGCTGTGGAAACTGGAGAAATTAAATTTATTCCGGAACATTTCCAGAAGGTTTATATGAATTGGATGGAAAATATCCACGATTGGAATATCAGCCGGCAACTCTGGTGGGGGCATCGCATCCCGGTTTATTATTGCCAAAATAATCCTGAACACTTTGTGGTAAGCGTGGATCCTGTCGATAACTGCCCCGACTGCGGCGGAGCTACTCAGCAAGATGAAGATACGCTGGATACTTGGTTTTCTTCTGGCCTGTGGCCCTGCACTACTTTAGGTTGGCCGAAAGAAACTGCCGATTTTAAGTATTTTTATCCCACCACCATGATGGAAACCGCTTACGACATTATCTTCTTTTGGGTGGCGCGCATGATTATGATGGGAATTTATTGCACCGGGAAAATACCGTTTGAATATGTTTATTTTAACGGCCTAGTGCGAGATAAGCACGGAGTTAAAATCTCTCGCTCCAAGGGGAATGTAGTGGATCCTCTAGAGATGGTGGAAAAATATGGGGCGGATGCGTTGCGGCTGGGGTTACTTGCCGGCATGGCACCCGGCAACGACAGTATGGTGTCAGAAGAAAAAATTCGGGGTTACCGTAATTTTGCTAACAAAATCTGGAATGCAGCCCGGTTTATTCAGATGAGCGCCGGTGCAGAAGTTGATTTGAATCAGATTAAACTAAACCCAGAAGATGTTAAAACCATTCAAGAATTTAAGGCTGTGACCAAGGAAGCCACTGGGCATATGGATAAATACCGCTTTGCCCAAGCGGGGGAATTACTGTATGAATATTTTTGGCATCAGTTTTGCGATAAATACATTGAATCGGCTAAAGCTCGGCTCAAAACTGACCAATCGGCGGAAGCCACCTTGCATTATATTCTAAAAAACTGCCTCGTGATGTTGCACCCGTTCGTGCCATTTGTGACGGAAGCAGTTTGGCAAAATCTGTACTCCGGGCTATTGCTGGGAGAGAAATGGCCGCTTGACTGA
- the tsaD gene encoding tRNA (adenosine(37)-N6)-threonylcarbamoyltransferase complex transferase subunit TsaD has product MLILGIETSCDDTGVALVQDGKKLLGSLVASQVKLHSKFGGVVPEVASRKHLEVILELIDQLLIKAKVKRDQIDALAVTSGPGLLGSLLIGINTAKTLSYLWQKPLIEVDHLIGHIYSNWITNSIPEKWPILALIVSGGHTELVLMKDFNKFQSIGGTRDDAAGEAFDKAAKIMGLGYPGGPAIAAEAAKLKSKNETLRQSSGHELKKGTEKITLPRPMLDDGLEMSFSGLKTALLKLVGKYNRTELAHEFQAAVVGVLAIKVDRAIKKYHPTTLILAGGVAANQTLRERLSRVALTNQINYFVPEMKYCMDNAAMVALAAYFLRRQKNNLWYNVKVKTNSLLALHG; this is encoded by the coding sequence ATGTTAATTCTTGGGATTGAAACTAGTTGTGACGACACCGGGGTGGCGTTAGTGCAAGACGGCAAAAAATTATTAGGGTCTTTGGTGGCCTCCCAGGTGAAATTGCATAGTAAATTTGGCGGAGTGGTCCCCGAAGTGGCCTCCCGAAAGCATCTGGAAGTAATCTTAGAGTTAATCGATCAATTATTGATTAAAGCTAAAGTTAAGCGCGATCAAATTGATGCGCTGGCCGTCACCTCTGGTCCGGGATTACTGGGTTCTTTACTCATAGGCATTAACACTGCCAAAACTCTCTCCTATCTTTGGCAAAAACCGTTGATTGAAGTGGATCATTTGATTGGACATATATATAGTAATTGGATAACTAATAGTATTCCTGAGAAATGGCCGATATTAGCGCTGATTGTGAGCGGAGGACATACGGAACTAGTTTTAATGAAAGATTTTAATAAATTTCAGAGCATCGGAGGGACGCGGGATGACGCCGCGGGGGAAGCTTTCGACAAAGCTGCTAAAATTATGGGATTGGGGTACCCGGGCGGGCCGGCCATAGCCGCCGAGGCAGCTAAATTAAAAAGTAAAAATGAAACTCTTCGACAAAGTTCAGGGCATGAATTAAAAAAGGGAACAGAGAAAATAACATTGCCCCGACCAATGTTAGATGATGGTTTAGAAATGAGTTTCTCGGGACTCAAGACGGCTCTGTTAAAACTAGTAGGCAAATATAATCGGACAGAGTTAGCGCATGAATTTCAAGCAGCTGTAGTAGGGGTGCTAGCAATTAAAGTTGATCGGGCGATTAAAAAATATCACCCAACTACGCTAATTCTGGCCGGAGGGGTGGCAGCCAATCAGACTTTGCGGGAAAGGTTAAGTCGAGTTGCTTTGACTAATCAAATAAATTATTTTGTGCCGGAGATGAAGTACTGTATGGATAATGCGGCAATGGTGGCTCTGGCAGCGTATTTTTTACGTCGGCAGAAAAACAACCTCTGGTATAATGTAAAAGTCAAAACTAACAGCCTCCTGGCACTTCATGGCTAA
- a CDS encoding peptidoglycan bridge formation glycyltransferase FemA/FemB family protein, translating to MELHVNQGLEPKSWDYFVLQHPEANLLQSWQWGEFQKSLGNKIWRLGVADQGQTIAQLLIIKLPLRFGRHIFYSPRALLLNKTLPAHQQHQAMKLIIEKIHSLAASEKILLFRTDPPLPPDDTTSLSIYKSLGFVLSPKSTQPKTSLWLDISSRSINLLMQMKPKTRYNIRLAEKKEITVRETTQPKDIAIFNQLMHETALRDRFTPHPDNYYHQQLAILGAQNALSLFIAYDQEIPLAAALVSWFGPVASYLHGASSNQTREKQAPYLLHWEIIKAAKKRDCTVYDLGGINLAHNSAWAGITRFKLGFGGNPTTYLGNLELPLNKPWFKLYQLLTYKKYV from the coding sequence ATGGAATTACACGTTAATCAGGGCTTGGAGCCCAAAAGCTGGGATTACTTTGTCTTGCAACACCCCGAAGCTAACCTCTTGCAAAGCTGGCAATGGGGTGAATTTCAGAAATCTCTCGGAAATAAGATCTGGCGGTTAGGGGTGGCCGATCAAGGGCAAACTATTGCGCAGTTGTTGATCATTAAACTACCCTTGCGTTTTGGCCGGCATATTTTTTATTCGCCGCGGGCACTTCTGCTAAATAAAACTCTGCCCGCCCATCAGCAACATCAAGCTATGAAGTTAATCATTGAAAAGATTCACAGCTTGGCTGCATCAGAAAAAATTCTTTTATTTCGCACTGACCCCCCGCTCCCCCCAGACGACACGACCTCATTATCTATTTATAAATCACTCGGATTTGTACTGTCCCCTAAATCAACTCAACCCAAAACCAGTCTTTGGTTAGACATCAGCTCGCGCTCGATCAATCTATTAATGCAAATGAAACCAAAAACTCGCTATAACATCCGCTTGGCAGAAAAGAAAGAAATTACTGTTCGGGAAACTACTCAACCCAAAGACATCGCGATTTTTAATCAGTTAATGCATGAAACGGCTCTCCGAGACCGCTTTACTCCTCATCCTGACAATTATTATCATCAACAATTAGCCATTTTGGGCGCGCAAAACGCTTTGTCTTTGTTTATTGCCTACGACCAGGAGATTCCTCTGGCGGCTGCGCTGGTTTCTTGGTTTGGACCAGTGGCAAGTTACTTGCATGGCGCTTCCAGCAATCAAACCAGAGAGAAACAAGCCCCTTATTTATTGCATTGGGAAATTATCAAAGCCGCTAAAAAAAGGGATTGTACTGTCTATGATTTGGGCGGCATCAATTTGGCTCACAACTCCGCCTGGGCCGGAATCACCCGATTCAAACTAGGTTTTGGCGGCAATCCCACTACTTATCTGGGCAACTTAGAATTGCCTCTCAACAAACCTTGGTTTAAACTATATCAGCTATTGACTTACAAAAAATATGTTTAA